From the genome of Vitis riparia cultivar Riparia Gloire de Montpellier isolate 1030 chromosome 2, EGFV_Vit.rip_1.0, whole genome shotgun sequence, one region includes:
- the LOC117930740 gene encoding uncharacterized protein LOC117930740 has protein sequence MGTVPIRRTTKDDLIRAKLYSEMHASKINPLTDEEPGKHFAVAQTIADIDYDGVGAMLSVWNLPVQAPQYTSGRVKIKNGAESLEAGWTVNPGLYGGDNRTRMYIYTNAGQAHCFNTPCGFIQASADIPVDLVIEPVSTYGELPYYITLSIYQDTINLSWYLYYDDNRTVIGWWPSQIFTNLGSTATGAEWGGEVFSPPNVPSPGMGSGHRIKLDTNYDAFCAQANIVVNNTIIKPPRDLEQFADNLNFDITNKGDVGGDPGYLILYGGVSGAIGN, from the exons ATGGGAACAGTTCCCATAAGGAGAACTACTAAAGATGATCTCATTAGAGCCAAATTGTATTCAGAAATGCATGCTTCGAAAATTAATCCTCTTACTGACGAGGAACCTGGCAAACAT TTTGCTGTGGCTCAAACTATCGCAGATATCGATTATGATGGAGTTGGAGCGATGCTTAGCGTATGGAATCTTCCGGTTCAAGCTCCTCAATACACTTCAGGTCGAGTAAAGATTAAAAATGGTGCTGAAAGCTTAGAAGCTGGGTGGACG GTGAATCCGGGTTTATATGGTGGTGATAATAGAACCAGAATGTATATTTATACCAAT GCTGGTCAAGCACATTGTTTCAACACACCATGTGGATTTATACAAGCTTCAGCAGATATACCTGTGGACTTGGTTATCGAACCAGTTTCAACATACGGTGAACTACCATATTACATAACCTTATCAATTTACCAG GACACGATTAATCTGAGCTGGTATCTTTATTACGATGACAATCGTACCGTGATTGGGTGGTGGCCAAGTCAAATATTCACCAATTTAGGAAGCACGGCTACGGGAGCAGAATGGGGAGGAGAGGTATTCAGTCCACCGAATGTCCCTAGTCCAGGAATGGGTTCGGGTCATCGGATAAAGTTGGACACCAATTATGATGCATTTTGCGCACAAGCCAATATTGTAGTAAATAATACGATTATAAAACCTCCTAGGGACCTAGAGCAGTTTGCTGATAATTTGAATTTCGATATAACCAATAAAGGAGATGTTGGAGGTGACCCTGGTTATCTGATCCTTTATGGGGGTGTTTCTGGTGCAATTGGAAATTGA